In a single window of the Papaver somniferum cultivar HN1 chromosome 8, ASM357369v1, whole genome shotgun sequence genome:
- the LOC113306582 gene encoding uncharacterized protein LOC113306582 yields the protein MAEQQSTHIVSQSNTTEPQVNNIAKVYVDASFDYLTNSIGTGMVLVSIARDYEGIKGSYADGIIDPEEGECMAVLEALSWIKAQNIEEIHLIADAETVVNSIKSASSQVRWENNNLISSIRTLVSSFKICKVSHVKRNLNNLADCISKKVRRDKLLVEERWGRGQQKISKRGTAEEFSGANSNQNDETEANVIGERVEEVKVDSTEQTMLNAGGASSRKPLQKELRKILVEDSGPE from the exons ATGGCAGAACAGCAGAGTACCCATATAGTATCACAATCTAATACTACTGAACCACAAGTCAACAATATAGCTAAAGTTTATGTGGATGCATCTTTCGATTATCTTACTAACTCCATTGGCACTGGTATGGTGCTTGTTTCTATTGCAAGAGACTATGAAGGGATCAAAGGATCTTATGCAGATGGAATAATCGATCCAGAAGAGGGAGAATGCATGGCTGTCTTAGAAGCGTTGAGTTGGATTAAGGCACAAAATATTGAAGAAATTCATCTCATTGCTGATGCTGAGACTGTGGTGAATTCTATCAAGTCTGCCTCATCTCAAGTTAGATGGGAAAACAACAATTTAATTTCAAGTATTagaactttggtttcttctttcaaAATCTGCAAAGTTTCTCATGTAAAGagaaacctaaataatttagCAGATTGCATATCAAAAAAAGTAAGGAGAGACAAATTACTTGTTGAGGA ACGCTGGGGACGAGGTCAGCAAAAAATCTCTAAAAGAGGAACAGCTGAAGAATTCAGTGGGGCAAATAGTAACCAGAACGATGAGACTGAAGCGAACGTGATTGGCGAGAGAGTGGAGGAAGTTAAAGTTGATAGTACCGAACAGACTA TGTTAAACGCTGGGGGTGCGTCTAGCAGAAAGCCCCTACAAAAGGAACTACGGAAGATTTTAGTGGAGGATAGTGGTCCAGAATAA